The Actinomadura graeca nucleotide sequence TGTACGGGCTCCAGAGCTCCCTGGAGAGTTCGATCGACCGGCTGCAGAACGCCGTCGACCGGATGTGAGGGGCGCCGCGCCGGGGGTGTCCCGCCGGCCCGGGACGCGTCCACGCGAGACCCGCGGGACGTGGGTAATGTCTCACCCCTTGGGATCGACCAGGAGGCTACCCATGGGTAACATTGACTGGACGGCCGAAACGGGGACCCGCCGCCGAAACGCGTTCGGGTCTTTGGCAGGCTGTGACAGCGACAACGCGTTTCCCGCGTCGACCCGTCATGGGCGGCGCCCCTCTGTCCGCTCACCCCAGCGGCCAAACGAGTGCAGGGAGGTCGGCCACCGGCCATGAACATCGTCGTCCTGGTGAAGCAGGTTCCCGATACGGAGAGCCCGCGCAAGCTGAAGTCCGATGACAGCACGCTCGACCGCGCCGCCGCGGACGGCGTCATCAACGAGCTCGACGAGTACGCCATCGAGGAGGCACTGCGGATCAAGGAGGCCCACGGCGGCGAGGTGACCGTCCTGACCATGGGCCCCGACAAGGCCGCCGACTCCATCCGCAAGTCCCTCGCCATGGGCGCGGACAAGGCCGTCCACCTCGCCGACGACGCGCTCGCCGGCTCCGACGCGCTCCAGACCTCCTACGCGATCCAGCAGGCGCTCGGCCGCACCGGCTTCGACCTGGTGGTCCTCGGCTCGGAGTCCACCGACGCGCGCACCGGCGTGCTCGCGGCGATGCTCGCCGAGCGGCTCGGCGTCCCGCAGCTGTCGCTGGCCAACAAGGTCGAGATCGACGGGACGTCCGTCACGATCCAGCGGCAGACCGACTACGGCCACGACCGCGTCGAGGCGAGCCTGCCCGCGGTGGTGAGCGTCGTCGAGAAGATCAACGAGCCGCGCTACCCCTCGTTCAAGGGGATCATGGCGGCCAAGAAGAAGCCGGTGGAGACGCTCGCCGCCGCCGACGCCGGCATCGACGCGTCGCAGGTCGGCCTGGCGAACGCCGCCACCGAGGTGGTGGACTTCGCCGAGGCGCCGCCGCGCGCGCAGGGGCAGATCGTCACCGACGAGGGCGACGGCGGCGCGAGGATCGCCGAGTTCCTCGCCTCGAAGAAGTTCGTCTGACGGGGAAGGGAACGGACAACGATGGCTGAGATCCTCGTCCTCGTCGACCATGTCGACGGTGAGGTCAAGAAGGTCACCCTCGAACTGCTGACGCTGGCCGGCCGGCTGGGCGAGGCCGCCGCCGTGTGGGCGGGCCCGGGTTACGAGGGCGCGAAGGACAAGCTCGGCGAGTACGGCGCCGGGAAGGTGTACGTGGCCGCCGACGAGGAGCTGACCTCCTACGTCGTCGCGCCCAAGGCCGCGCTGCTGGCGCAGCTCGTCGCCGAGCGCTCCCCGGCGGCGGTGCTGGTCTCCGCGACCGCCGAGGGCAAGGAGATCGCCGGCCGCCTCGCGGTCAGGACCGGCTCCGGCGTGCTCACCGACGTGGTGGACGTCGCCGGCGGCTTCGTCGCCGAGCACTCGATCTTCGGCGGCGGGATCATCGCGCACGCCCGGGTGCGGACCGGCACGCCGATCATCGCCGTCCGGCCGAACTCCGTGGCGCCCGAGGCGTCCCCGGTGACGCCGGTGGAGGAGCAGGTCTCGGTGACGCTGTCGGACACCGACCGGGCCGCGCGGATCGTGGAGCGGGTCGTCCAGGAGAAGGGCGAGCGCCCGGACCTGACCGAGGCCGCGATCGTCGTGTCCGGCGGGCGCGGCGTGGGCGGCGCCGAGAACTTCGCGATCATCGAGGGCCTGGCCGACTCGCTCGGCGCGGCCGTCGGCGCGTCGCGCGCCGCGACCGATGCCGGCTGGTACCCGCACTCGTTCCAGGTCGGCCAGACCGGCAAGACCGTGTCGCCACAGCTCTACATCGCGGTCGGCATCTCCGGCGCGATCCAGCACCGGGCCGGGATGCAGACGTCGAAGACCATCGTCGCCATCAACAAGGACTCCGAGGCGCCGATCTTCGAGCTCGTCGACTACGGCGTCGTGGGCGATCTGTTCCAGGTCGCGCCGCAGCTGACCGAGGAGATCACCAAGCGCCGGTGACCTGCTCCCGCGCGCCCCGTCCGGCCGATCCCGCCGGACGGGGCGTCCGCGTTCAGGAGCGCGCCGGCGCCGGTCGGCGGACGGCCGACAGCAGCGCGGGCTTGAGCATGTCCCCGACCTCGGCGTACGGGACGACGGTGTCCAGCTCGCCGCACGCCGCGGAGTAGCCCAGCACCGAGCCGTAGAACGCGACCCGCAGGCCGGCCGGCGTGAGCGCCATCGTCACGTCGCCGGACTTGACGAACTTGGACGGGTCGTCCGTCCCGTGCATCTCCACCGGCCCGGGCCCGGGATCCTGTTCGCCGTCGCAGTAGGCGCCGCCCGGCAGATGCGACTTGATCTTCGTGTCGAGAGGGGCGAGGCCCCGGTCGGTCGGGACGCGGAACAGGTCGAGCGGGCGGTAGGACGCGCCGGTCCGCAGATCGACGGTGGCGGCGGGCGAGTGGTCCCAGCCCGTCCCGCGCTCCCCGCGCAGCTCGACCTTGTACCAGACGGAGAGCAGCCGGTCGTTGCGCATGAGGATCGTCGGCGTCACGAGGTCGGTGTAGCCGCCGCGGCCGATCCCGGCGAGACCCTTGCGCGTCTTGGCCCAGCGTTCTTCGAGCGGTGCCCGCAGCGCCTGGTTGATCTTCCTGGTGAGCGCGGGCCGCCCGCCCGAGACCGTCACGACCCGTCCCCGCGCCTGGAAGGTCGTGCCGTTGCCGAGGTCCTGCCGGGGGCCGCTGAGCGCGGCGAGCGCGGTCACGATCGGCTTGGCCTCGGTGCTGCCGTGCGCGACGGCCACATAGGTCGCCGCGCCGCCCGCCGCGACGACGGCCGTGCCGCCCGCGACCGCCGCGGCGCCCTTGGCGCCGAGCGTCCCCAGCACCCCCTTGCCCGCCGCGCCGGCGCCCGCCCCGGCCCCACCGGCGCCGGTTCCCGCCGCGCCCGCCGCCCCGGCGGCGCCCGCGGCCCCGGCGCCGCCCGCCGCGCCGCCCGAGGCGAGGCCGAGGGCGGTGAGCGGGAACAGCATCGACAGCGCGGCCGCCGCGCCCGCGAGGGCCCGCACGCCGCGTCCCTCCCAGTCGGCGCCGTACGCGGCGGACGCGGCGGACTCCAGCTCCGACACGAACGCCGACGCGCCCGCCGGGCGGTCCCACGGGTTCTTCGCCAGCCCGCGCTCGACGAGCGGGCGGAGCGGCCCGGGGACGTCCCCGGCCGGAATCGGCGCCGTCAGGTGGCGGCCCATGAGCCCGGCCCGGTCCTCGGCGGCGTAGGGCCGCCGTCCCGTCACGCACTCGAAGAACACGCACGTCGCCGCGTACACGTCCGTGGCGGGCGAGGCGGGCTCGTCGCGCCACTGCTCGGGCGCCATGTAGACGGGCGTGCCGGACCGCCCCGCCTCGCCCGCGTCCACCGCGATGCCGAAGTCGATGAGCTTGCTCAGCCCGTCGCCCCGCACGATCACGTTGGCCGGCTTGTAGTCGCGGTGGACGATCCCGAGGCCGTGCGCCGCCGCGAGCCCGAGCAGCGACCCCTTCAGCACCGCCAGCGCCGCCTCCGGCTCCAGCGGCCCCCGTTCGGCGAGCACGGCCTTGAGCGGCGCGCCGTCGACCGCCTCCATCACGATGGCGGCGCCCTCCGGTGTCTCCACCAGCCCGTACAGCTGGGCGACGAAGGGGTTGCGCAGGCGCCGGAGCAGGTCCGCCTCGCCGCGGAACCGCGCGCGGAACCCCGCGTCCGACCCCGCCGCGTCCGCGAGGTACTTGATCGCCGCGGGGAGCCCGCTCGCGTCGTGCCGCGCCAGCACGACGCGGCCCTGCGCCCCCTCCCCGAGGACGCGCAGCTCGCTGTATCCCGGGACCCGCCATCCGCCCATGCAACCGCCCTCCGCACGACAATCCCGAGGGCGTTATACCGGATGGCGGGCCGTTATGACCGTGTCAGGCGGCCGCCGGTTCGGGTTCGGCGGCGGCGACGGCGCCCTCGGAGGAGTGCGCGACGACATCGGTGTCCATCCGAAGTGGGACGAATCGGGCGCCGACGGCGATCAGCAGCGCGAGCACGACCACGATGCCGACGCCGACGCGCAGCGACGTGGCGTCCGAGAGGAACCCGACGACCACGGGGCCGAGCAGCAGGCCGCCGTAGCCCATCGCGCCGACCTGGGCGACCGCGGCGGCCGGGCGGTCCGGGTCGGCGGTGCCCGCCAGGGAGATCGTCGTCGGGACGACGGTGCAGACGACCAGGCCGGTCACGAAGAACCCGGCGACGGCGACGGGGGCGGCGGGCGCCAGCACGACGACGGTCATGCCGAGCGCGGTCCCCACCCCGGCGCCGGCCAGCAGCCGCCGGGTGCCGAGCCGCGTCCGGACGCGGTCGCCGACGAGCCGCCCGAGCAGCATCGCCAGCTCGAACGCCGGGTAGCCGAGCGCCGCCACGGCCTGGGTGGCGCCCATCTCCTCGTGGAGCAGCAGCCCGCTCCAGTCGGCGATCGAGCCCTCGGTCATGAACGCGATGAACGCGAGGATCCCGATCAGGTAAACGGCGGCGGGCATGCGGCGCCTGCCGTTCCCCGCGCCGTCCCGGGCGGGGGCGGCGGGGTCGGGCAGGTAGGTGCGGCCGAGCGCGAGCCCCACGGGCAGCGTCAGCGCCGCGGCGGCGAGGACCGTCGCGGTGAAGCCCAGCCCCGCGGCGGCGGTGGCGACGCCGAACAGGCCGCCGCTCATCGCGCCGACGCACCAGCCGGCGTGCAGGCCGCTCATGATCGAACGGCGGTGCGCCCGTTCGACGGCGCTGCCCTGCGCGTTCATCGCGATGTCGGTGACGCCGAACGCCATGCCGAACACCGCGACGGCCGCGAGGAGCACGGCGTAGGTCGGGGCGAGCGCCACCCCGGCGTAGGACACCGCGGTCAGCGGCAGCGCGAGGCGCAGGACGGACCGGCTGCCCGCGCGGGCCATCACGGCCCGCAGCGACTGCATGGCGAAGATCGCGCCGAGCCCCCAGACGAGGACGACGATGCCGATCTCGCCCTCGGTGGTCCCGAACTTGGCGGCCAGCGCGGGCATGCGGGCCACCCACACCCCGGTCAGCAGACCGGCCAGGGCGAAGGTCAGGAACGCCCCCAAGCGGGCACGGAACAGCATGGTTCACCTCTTTCTGGACTCGGCGGGGCGCTGAGCCCCGCTGGGGATTCCGTCGCAGTGGTCGGGGGATCGGGTGACGGGGGTGTTAGGGGGGCGGGTGGGGCGGGCGGGCCGGGAAGCGGCGCAGTGGAGCGCTCCATTCGGGGGTGGACGGTCGGGCGCGCTCGGCGCCCCGTCTCATCGCTCCAGCAGTGCCAGCAGGCGCAGCCTGAGCGCTTCGAGCTGGTCACCGTCGTACAACTCGGGTGCGCGGCTCATCACTTCCCAGAGGCCCTCGGCCGCCAGCCGGACGACCGTCGCGGCCCCCGGGTCCGGGTCGCCGCCCGGGTCGCGGCCGTGCCAGCGGCGCATCGCCTCGTTCAGCGGCTCGGCCTGCTCCGGATCCGTGGCGGCGGCGCCGATCGCCGACCACCGGCGGTGGGTGCGCGCCTGGCCGGCGAGGATCTCGAAGGTGGCCTCGACGTAGGCGCGGGTGTAGGAGCCGGGGGTGCCGTCGTCGTAGGAGGCGATCAGGTCGTCGAACTCCTCGATGACCCGCGCCACCATGGCCTTGACGAGCGCTTCCTTGGTGGGGAAGTGGTAGAGCAGCCCGCCCTTGCTGACCCCGGCGCGGTCGGCGACCGCGGCGAGTGTCAGCGCCTGCGTCCCCTGCTCGAAGAGCACGGACTCGGCGGCGTCGAGCAGGGCTTCCCTCTTCATGGCGGATTCAGTGTACCGGCTGGACGGTATACCTGTCGAGCCGCGGCGGGAGCGGGCCCGTCACGCGGCTACTGTTGTCCGCGTGGTGACCTACCTCGACCATGCGGCGACGACACCGATGCTCCCGGAGGCCGTCGAGGCGATGACCGCGGAGCTGCGCGGGCTCGGCAACCCCTCCTCGCTGCACGCGGCGGGCCGGCGGGCCCGGCGCGTCGTGGAGGAGTCCCGCGAGATCATCGCCGAGGCGTTCGACGCCCGCCCGAGCGAGGTGGTGTTCACCTCGGGCGGCACCGAGGCCGACAACCTCGCGGTCAAGGGCGTGTTCTGGGCGCGCCGGCGCGCGGACCCGGCGCGCACCCGCGTGCTGGCGGGCGCCGTCGAGCACCACGCCGTCCTCGACTCGGTGCAGTGGCTCGCCGACCACGAGGGCGCCGAGGTCGAGTGGATCCCCGTGGACGGGCTGGGGCGTGTCCGGCCCGAGGCGCTGCGGGAGGCCCTCGGCACCGGCGAGGACGTCGCGCTCGCCACGGTCATGTGGGCCAACAACGAGGTCGGCACCGTCCAGCCCGTCGCGGACCTGGCCGCCGTCGCGCGCGAGCACGGCGTGCCCTTCCACACCGACGCCGTCCAGGCCGCCGGGACCCTGCCCGTCGGGTTCGCGGCGAGCGGCGTGCAGTCCCTGGCCATCACCGGCCACAAGCTCGGCGGCCCGATCGGCGTGGGGGCGCTGCTGCTGGCCAAGCCGGAGGAGCCGCTGTTCCTCGACCCCGTCCCGCTGCTGCACGGAGGCGGGCAGGAGCGCGACGTCCGGTCCGGGACCCTCGACGCACCGGCCATCGCCGGATTCGCCGCCGCCGTCCAGGTCGCGTCCCGCCGCCGCGCGGCCGAGGGCGCCCGCCTCGCCGAGCTGCGCGACCGGCTGATCGACGCCGTCCACGCCGCGGTGCCCGACGCGGTGCTGAACGGCGACCCCGCCGACCGGCTCCCGGGCAACGCCCACTTCTCGTTCCCCGGCTGCGAGGGCGACGCCCTGCTCATGCTGCTGGACGCGCGCGGCATCGCCTGCTCGACGGGTTCGGCGTGCTCGGCCGGGGTGTCGCAGCCCAGTCACGTCCTCATGGCGATGGACGCGGGCGCAGAGCGCGCGCGGGGCTCGCTCCGCTTCACCCTGGGCCACACCTCCACGGAGGCGGACGTCAAGGCCCTCGCCGACGCCATCGGGCCCGTCGTGGAGCGCGCGCGCCGCGCCGGCCTCGGCTGACCGAGGTTTTACCTTCGCTGTACCGGGGACAGCGTTGCCGTTCCTCAGGAGGGCGGCGGACGTGACGAGCGACAGTGCAGTAGAGCGGGTGGGCCGTAAGGCCGCGGGCCACCCGTGGTTCCATCTGATGTCCCGCGTGGGCCTGGTCGCGCGCGGGCTGCTCTACCTCCTCATCGGCTGGCTGGCGCTCCAGGTGGCGTTCGGTGACGGCGGCGGCAAGGAGGCGGACCGGAAGGGGGCGCTCCAGGCGGTGGCGGAGAAACCGGGCGGCCCGGCCGTCCTGGTCCTGATGGCCGTCGGCTTCGCCGCCCTCGCCCTCTGGCAGGTCGCCGAGGCGCTGTACGGGCGGCCGATCCCGGACGGGCACAAGGCGACCAAGCGGCTGGGATCCGCGGCCCGCGCCGTCGTCTACACCGTCGGGTTCGCGGCGACCCTGGGCTTCCTGTTCGGCCACACCGGCAGTTCCAGCGACCAGCAGTCCAAGACCTACACCGCGCGGGCGATGGGCGAGCCCGGCGGCCGCTGGCTGGTGCTGGCGATCGGGATCGGGTTCGTGGTCTGGGGCGTCGTCGTGGTGGTCCACGCCGTCCGCCGCGAGTTCCTCAAGGAGCTCACGGGCATGGGCCGGGCGGCGCGGCACGTCGTCCAGCCGCTCGGCGTGGCCGGGAACCTGGCGCGCGGGCTGGTCGGCAGCGGTGTCGGCGTCTTCCTCGCCTACGCCGCGATCAGCTTCGAGCCGGACAAGGCCCAGGGCCTGGACGGCACCCTCCGCGAGTTCGCCTCGACGCCCGCCGGTGTGTGGGGCCTCGTCGCCGTCGCCGCCGGGGTACTGCTCTTCGGCCTCTACTCCTTCTGTGAGGCCCGCTGGCGCAAGGTGGAGGCCGTTTCCTGACGCGCCGCGGGGGCCGTCAGGGCTGGTAGGGGGCGAGGGCGCGCCAGCCGGGGTCGTTGGACGAGGCGACCTTGGCCTTGCCCTCCGTCCAGCCTGCGGCGAGCTGGTCCAGCTCGCCGATCACCCCGGAGTCGGGGTCGGCGTACAGGTGGAAGACCCGCAGCCCGTCACCGGTCTCCCGCACCGCGAGGACCGCCCGGTCGCCCAGCTTGGTGAGCTTTTTCTCGAACGCGCGCAGCGCACCGGACGAGGGCTCCACCGGCAGCCGGTCGGGGTTGCTGTTGGCGTACGGGACGGTGATCGCCACGTGCAGGTCGCAGAGCGGGTAGTCCTGCCGGTGCAGCGGGAAGCGGGCACCGAGGCGCGCGGGGTGCCCGCGCGGCGTGCGGCCCTCGCCGCTCAGCCAGGACGGCTCGGCGAACGGCTCGGCCACCTGCTCCACGACCGCCGACAGCATCGACGGCGGCAGCGAGTCGATCGGCGCCTCGGTCGCGATCGAGACCTCGCCGACCCAGCGGGCCACGTCGTCCTCGCCGAGGGCCCAGTCGAGGACGTGCAGCGCCACCTGCAGCTGCTGCTCCTCGGACACGAACAGGAAGTCGGGGTGGTAGGCGCTGATGTGCACCCGGGCCCGGTCGGCGTCGGCGCGCATGCCGAGCCGCACGTACTCCAGGTCGAACTCGTGGTCGCCGAGCACGAGGTCCTGGGAGAGCATCTCAGGGTCGGCCTGGCGCGCCGGGTGGAACGTCCAGCCGCCCGCCGCGGACCCGCCCGGCCGGGCCCGGAACCAGCGCTCCGCCACCCCGCGCAGCTCGGGGTCGCCGCCGCCGGTCACCGTGAGCGACGGCGCCCGGTCGTCCGCCCCGCCGATCTCCCACTGGAGCTCGGCGTGGATCTTGTGGACGCGCCGTGAGAGCTCCTCGATCGTCTCCGCCGACAGCCCCTCGCCCGGCGTCCCCGGCTCGGCGGGCTCGGCGCCCGGCGCGGCGGCCAGCGACGCCTCGATCGTCGGGCGTGCCTGCGCCCACCACTCCCAGAACTCGCCGATGGCGGGCGGGACCGCTGCGGGCGTGTCACGCGGACGGCGGAAGATTCCCACCTGTCGTCTCTTCCTTGTCGTGGGGTCATGCGGCTCCCCATCCGGAGCCCGCCCCGTCACCTTACGCGAGCCGCCGCCCGTCCCGTGGCCCGTCCCGCCGGGCGATCCGCGCGTCCAGGCTCCGCCTCCCCGCGTGCACGATCGTTCACGGCAGGTGCCCGGCGGGCGCGGGCATCGGTCTCATCGTCACCACGATGCGGGGCCCGGCGCCCCGCCGCGCGGCGGGGACCACGCGGCGGCGCGTACGCTCGGAGGACTATGACTCTGCGCGTACTCGCCGCCATGTCGGGCGGCGTCGACTCCGCGGTGGCCGCCGCACGGGCCGCCGACGCCGGGCACGACGTCACCGGCGTCCACATGGCCCTGTCCAGCAACCCCCGGTCGTACCGGACGGGCGCGCGCGGATGCTGCACCCTGGAGGACTCCCGGGACGCGCGCCGCGCCGCCGACGTGATCGGCATCCCCTTCTACGTGTGGGACCTCGCCGAGCGGTTCCACCGGGACGTCGTCGAGGACTTCGTCAGCGAGTACGCGGCGGGCCGCACCCCGAACCCGTGCCTGCGCTGCAACGAGAAGATCAAGTTCGAGGCGCTGCTGGACCGCGCGGTGGCCCTGGGGTTCGACGCCGTCTGCACCGGCCACTACGCGCGGCTGGACGGCGGCGTGCTGCGGCGCGGCGTGGACGCGGGCAAGGACCAGTCGTACGTGCTGGCCGTCTGCACGCCCGAGCAGCTCGCGCGCGCCCTGTTCCCGCTCGGCGACACCGCCAAGGCCGACATCCGGCGGGAGGCGGAGGCGCGCGGCCTCCAGGTGGCCGACAAGCCCGACAGCCACGACGTCTGCTTCATCGCCGACGGCGACACGCGGGGCTTCCTCGCGGAGCGGCTCGGCACGGCCCCCGGGCCGATCCTCGACACCGACGGCAACCGGGTCGGCGAGCACGAGGGCGCGTACGCCTACACGGTCGGGCAGCGCAAGGGCCTGCGGCTCGGCACCCCGGCGCCGGACGGCCGCCCCCGCTACGTCCTGGACATCTCCCCGGTGGACAACACCGTGACGGTCGGCCCCCGCGAGTCGCTGGACGTCCGCGAGATCACGGGGGAGCGGCCGGTGTGGCTGGGCGACGTCCCCGCCGGGCCGTTCGCGTGCGAGGTCCAGCTGCGGGCGCACGGCGAGGTCTTCCCGTGCACCGCCGAACGGGACGGCGACCGGCTGCGCGTCCGCCTGGAGACCCCGGCGCGGGGGGTCGCCGCCGGGCAGGCCGCCGTCCTGTACGAGGGCGACCGCGTCCTCGGGTCCGCCACGATCGCCGACACCGCCCGGGTCGCCGTCTGACGCCGCCGAGGCGGCTGTCGGTAGGGTTCCGGGCGTGACGGATTACCCCTGGCAGCCCGGGTCGGCCACCGGGATCGGTTCCTATCCGGGCGAGGACCCGGCGGAGGCGCTGCGGATCGTCCTCGGAGAGCTTCCCGACCTGCCGCACCTTCCGGAGCTCCCCGCGCGCGGCCCCGGCGCCGACATGACCGGCCGGACGGCCGGGCTGCTGGTGGACATGCCGATCCACCTGGAGCCGTCCGGGTGGCGGTTCTCCGACCGCCCGGGACGCGACACGCAACGCGCCCTCGACCATCTCGCCCGGGACCTGGACGTGCTGGAGGAGGTCGCGGGCGGTCATGACGGGCCCTTCAAGGTGCAGGTGTGCGGCCCGTGGACGCTGGCCGCGACGATCGAGCTGCGGCACGGCGACCGCGCGGTCAAGGACCCCGGCGCCGTTCGCGACCTGACGGCGTCGCTGGCCGAGGGCGTCGCCGCGCACGTGGCCGACGTCCGGCGGCGCCTGCCGCACGCGCGGATCGTCCTGCAGCTGGACGAGCCGGGCCTGCCCGCGGCGCTGGCGGGTACCCTGCCGACCGCGAGCGGGTTCTCGCGGCTGCGGGCGGTGGAGGAGCCGGCCGCCGAGGACGCGCTGCGGACGGTCCTGGAGACGGCGTGCGCCGACGGCGCCGCGTTCCCGGTCGTCCACTGCTGCGCCCGGAACGTCCCCTACGGGCTGCTCCGCGGCGCGGGCGCCAAGGCGATCTCGGTGGACCTCGGCCTGGTGCCCCGCCGCGACGACGACGCCGTGGGCGAGACGATCGACGCGGGGGTCGGGCTGTTCCTCGGCGCGGTGCCCGCGACCGGCGCCGCCCTGCCGCCGCTGAAGGCGACCGCCGGGCCCGCGCAGGAGCTGTGGCGGCGGCTCGGATTCCCGCGCGCGCAACTGTCGCGCCAGGTGGTGCTGACACCGGCGTGCGGGATGGCGGGGGCGTCGCCGGGCTACGTCCGCGCGGCGCTGAAGCAGTGCCGCGACGCCGCCCGGATGCTGCACGAGGCGGACTGACCGGCCCCCTCACCAGGCAGGCCGGGAGGCCGGGCCCCGCGGAGACGGCACGGACGATCCGCTCGCCGGACGGGGCGCGCCGGTGTCGCATTGTCGGTCCCGGCGGCGACAATGGGCCTATGACCACGAGTGATGGGGTTCCCGGCGAGGCGCGGGAGCGGCACCATGAGCTGAGCGAGCGGATCGACGACGGCAACTACCGCTACTACGTCCTCGACCAGCCGACGCTCACCGACGCCGAGTACGACGCGATGATGCGCGAGCTCAAGGAGCTGGAGGAGCGGCATCCGGAGCTCGTCACCCCCGACTCCCCGACGCAGCGGGTCGGCGCGCCGATCACCACCGACTTCGCGACGGTCGATCATCTGGAGCGGATGCAGAGCCTTGACAACGCGATGACCGACGAGGCGCTGCTGGCGTGGGACGAGCGGGTGGTCAAGGAGGTCGGCGAGGTCGCCGGCTA carries:
- the mnmA gene encoding tRNA 2-thiouridine(34) synthase MnmA is translated as MTLRVLAAMSGGVDSAVAAARAADAGHDVTGVHMALSSNPRSYRTGARGCCTLEDSRDARRAADVIGIPFYVWDLAERFHRDVVEDFVSEYAAGRTPNPCLRCNEKIKFEALLDRAVALGFDAVCTGHYARLDGGVLRRGVDAGKDQSYVLAVCTPEQLARALFPLGDTAKADIRREAEARGLQVADKPDSHDVCFIADGDTRGFLAERLGTAPGPILDTDGNRVGEHEGAYAYTVGQRKGLRLGTPAPDGRPRYVLDISPVDNTVTVGPRESLDVREITGERPVWLGDVPAGPFACEVQLRAHGEVFPCTAERDGDRLRVRLETPARGVAAGQAAVLYEGDRVLGSATIADTARVAV
- a CDS encoding electron transfer flavoprotein subunit beta/FixA family protein — translated: MNIVVLVKQVPDTESPRKLKSDDSTLDRAAADGVINELDEYAIEEALRIKEAHGGEVTVLTMGPDKAADSIRKSLAMGADKAVHLADDALAGSDALQTSYAIQQALGRTGFDLVVLGSESTDARTGVLAAMLAERLGVPQLSLANKVEIDGTSVTIQRQTDYGHDRVEASLPAVVSVVEKINEPRYPSFKGIMAAKKKPVETLAAADAGIDASQVGLANAATEVVDFAEAPPRAQGQIVTDEGDGGARIAEFLASKKFV
- a CDS encoding cysteine desulfurase family protein, producing MTYLDHAATTPMLPEAVEAMTAELRGLGNPSSLHAAGRRARRVVEESREIIAEAFDARPSEVVFTSGGTEADNLAVKGVFWARRRADPARTRVLAGAVEHHAVLDSVQWLADHEGAEVEWIPVDGLGRVRPEALREALGTGEDVALATVMWANNEVGTVQPVADLAAVAREHGVPFHTDAVQAAGTLPVGFAASGVQSLAITGHKLGGPIGVGALLLAKPEEPLFLDPVPLLHGGGQERDVRSGTLDAPAIAGFAAAVQVASRRRAAEGARLAELRDRLIDAVHAAVPDAVLNGDPADRLPGNAHFSFPGCEGDALLMLLDARGIACSTGSACSAGVSQPSHVLMAMDAGAERARGSLRFTLGHTSTEADVKALADAIGPVVERARRAGLG
- a CDS encoding DUF695 domain-containing protein, producing the protein MGIFRRPRDTPAAVPPAIGEFWEWWAQARPTIEASLAAAPGAEPAEPGTPGEGLSAETIEELSRRVHKIHAELQWEIGGADDRAPSLTVTGGGDPELRGVAERWFRARPGGSAAGGWTFHPARQADPEMLSQDLVLGDHEFDLEYVRLGMRADADRARVHISAYHPDFLFVSEEQQLQVALHVLDWALGEDDVARWVGEVSIATEAPIDSLPPSMLSAVVEQVAEPFAEPSWLSGEGRTPRGHPARLGARFPLHRQDYPLCDLHVAITVPYANSNPDRLPVEPSSGALRAFEKKLTKLGDRAVLAVRETGDGLRVFHLYADPDSGVIGELDQLAAGWTEGKAKVASSNDPGWRALAPYQP
- a CDS encoding TetR/AcrR family transcriptional regulator, with the translated sequence MKREALLDAAESVLFEQGTQALTLAAVADRAGVSKGGLLYHFPTKEALVKAMVARVIEEFDDLIASYDDGTPGSYTRAYVEATFEILAGQARTHRRWSAIGAAATDPEQAEPLNEAMRRWHGRDPGGDPDPGAATVVRLAAEGLWEVMSRAPELYDGDQLEALRLRLLALLER
- a CDS encoding serine/threonine-protein kinase, with translation MGGWRVPGYSELRVLGEGAQGRVVLARHDASGLPAAIKYLADAAGSDAGFRARFRGEADLLRRLRNPFVAQLYGLVETPEGAAIVMEAVDGAPLKAVLAERGPLEPEAALAVLKGSLLGLAAAHGLGIVHRDYKPANVIVRGDGLSKLIDFGIAVDAGEAGRSGTPVYMAPEQWRDEPASPATDVYAATCVFFECVTGRRPYAAEDRAGLMGRHLTAPIPAGDVPGPLRPLVERGLAKNPWDRPAGASAFVSELESAASAAYGADWEGRGVRALAGAAAALSMLFPLTALGLASGGAAGGAGAAGAAGAAGAAGTGAGGAGAGAGAAGKGVLGTLGAKGAAAVAGGTAVVAAGGAATYVAVAHGSTEAKPIVTALAALSGPRQDLGNGTTFQARGRVVTVSGGRPALTRKINQALRAPLEERWAKTRKGLAGIGRGGYTDLVTPTILMRNDRLLSVWYKVELRGERGTGWDHSPAATVDLRTGASYRPLDLFRVPTDRGLAPLDTKIKSHLPGGAYCDGEQDPGPGPVEMHGTDDPSKFVKSGDVTMALTPAGLRVAFYGSVLGYSAACGELDTVVPYAEVGDMLKPALLSAVRRPAPARS
- a CDS encoding MFS transporter, yielding MLFRARLGAFLTFALAGLLTGVWVARMPALAAKFGTTEGEIGIVVLVWGLGAIFAMQSLRAVMARAGSRSVLRLALPLTAVSYAGVALAPTYAVLLAAVAVFGMAFGVTDIAMNAQGSAVERAHRRSIMSGLHAGWCVGAMSGGLFGVATAAAGLGFTATVLAAAALTLPVGLALGRTYLPDPAAPARDGAGNGRRRMPAAVYLIGILAFIAFMTEGSIADWSGLLLHEEMGATQAVAALGYPAFELAMLLGRLVGDRVRTRLGTRRLLAGAGVGTALGMTVVVLAPAAPVAVAGFFVTGLVVCTVVPTTISLAGTADPDRPAAAVAQVGAMGYGGLLLGPVVVGFLSDATSLRVGVGIVVVLALLIAVGARFVPLRMDTDVVAHSSEGAVAAAEPEPAAA
- a CDS encoding electron transfer flavoprotein subunit alpha/FixB family protein, which gives rise to MAEILVLVDHVDGEVKKVTLELLTLAGRLGEAAAVWAGPGYEGAKDKLGEYGAGKVYVAADEELTSYVVAPKAALLAQLVAERSPAAVLVSATAEGKEIAGRLAVRTGSGVLTDVVDVAGGFVAEHSIFGGGIIAHARVRTGTPIIAVRPNSVAPEASPVTPVEEQVSVTLSDTDRAARIVERVVQEKGERPDLTEAAIVVSGGRGVGGAENFAIIEGLADSLGAAVGASRAATDAGWYPHSFQVGQTGKTVSPQLYIAVGISGAIQHRAGMQTSKTIVAINKDSEAPIFELVDYGVVGDLFQVAPQLTEEITKRR
- a CDS encoding DUF1206 domain-containing protein — encoded protein: MTSDSAVERVGRKAAGHPWFHLMSRVGLVARGLLYLLIGWLALQVAFGDGGGKEADRKGALQAVAEKPGGPAVLVLMAVGFAALALWQVAEALYGRPIPDGHKATKRLGSAARAVVYTVGFAATLGFLFGHTGSSSDQQSKTYTARAMGEPGGRWLVLAIGIGFVVWGVVVVVHAVRREFLKELTGMGRAARHVVQPLGVAGNLARGLVGSGVGVFLAYAAISFEPDKAQGLDGTLREFASTPAGVWGLVAVAAGVLLFGLYSFCEARWRKVEAVS